From the genome of Bos taurus isolate L1 Dominette 01449 registration number 42190680 breed Hereford chromosome 2, ARS-UCD2.0, whole genome shotgun sequence, one region includes:
- the LOC112442278 gene encoding basic proline-rich protein-like, with amino-acid sequence MGVCVWRPPVGPSKKSDRQAGGARQPTRCPESRPQPRSSEGDQQGLVAKTGPILGRSFSAQSATRTGKEDTPTLLGDVPGRGRGQVPAGRLVDRARSPSGGQVPAGRLVDRARSPSRGQVPAGRLVDRAGPPSGGQVPAGRLVDRAGPPSGGQVPAGRLVDRARSPSGGQVPAGRLVDRAGPPSGGQVPAGRLVDRARSPSGGQVPAGRLVDRAGPPSGGQVPAGRLVDRARSPSGGQVPAGRLVDRARSPSGGQVPAGRLVDRARSPSGGQVPAGRLVDRAGRPPEAKCRRDGWSTGLGRPPEAKCRRAGWSTGLGRPPEAKCRRAGWSTGLGRPPEAKCRRDGWSTGLGRPPEAKCRRDGWSTGPARPPEAKCRRDGWSTGPARPPEAKCRRDGWSTGLGRPPEAKCRRAGWSTGLGRPPEAKCRRAGWSTGLGRLRRPMPAGRLVDRARSPSGGQVPAGRLVDRARSPSGGQVPAGRLVDRARSPSGGQVPAGRLVDRARSPSGGQVPAGRLVDRAGPPSGGQVPAGRLVDRARSPSGGQVPAGRLVDRAGPPSGGQVPAGRLVDRARSPSGGQVPAGRLVDRARPPSGGQVPAGRLVDRARSPSGGQVPAGRLVDRARSPSGGQVPAGRLVDRARSPSGGQVPAGRLVDRAGPPSGGQVPAGRLVDRARSPSGGQVPAGRLVDRAGRPPEAKCRRAGWSTGLGRPPEAKCRRAGWSTGPAASGGQVPAGRLVDRAGRPPEAKCRRDGWSTRASGEERERARATPTPACPPPSPHRPGQREGDTRADACDSDDRRAPPAPRPRASPPGKGDGVAALRRPRTLARATPLPRPPSRPAGEGPRREAEEGAAPRGREAPPGAPPPSPSRASAPPHGGRRRPLGRPRTGAGAGDTPPPAHVEAGPAEGKERGGRWHGPPPPPPPRAGPVPPAGPERQTLVSRADFQ; translated from the exons ATGGGTGTGTGCGTGTGGCGTCCGCCTGTGG GACCCTCTAAAAAAAGCGACCGACAGGCAGGTGGCGCCCGACAACCAACCCGCTGTCCGGAGAGCCGGCCGCAGCCTAGAAGCTCCGAGGGAGACCAGCAGGGACTCGTTGCCAAGACGGGGCCCATCCTAGGGCGCAGTTTCTCCGCTCAGTCAGCGACGCGGACAGGAAAAGAGGACACGCCGACACTTCTCGGGGACGTCCCTGGGCGAG GAAGAGGCCAAGTGCCGGCGGGCCGGCTGGTCGACCGGGCTCGGTCGCCCTCCGGAGGCCAAGTGCCGGCGGGACGGCTGGTCGACCGGGCTCGGTCGCCCTCACGAGGCCAAGTGCCGGCGGGACGGCTGGTCGACCGGGCCGGCCCGCCCTCCGGAGGCCAAGTGCCGGCGGGACGGCTGGTCGACCGGGCCGGCCCGCCCTCCGGAGGCCAAGTGCCGGCGGGACGGCTGGTCGACCGGGCTCGGTCGCCCTCCGGAGGCCAAGTGCCGGCGGGACGGCTGGTCGACCGGGCCGGCCCGCCCTCCGGAGGCCAAGTGCCGGCGGGCCGGCTGGTCGACCGGGCTCGGTCGCCCTCCGGAGGCCAAGTGCCGGCGGGACGGCTGGTCGACCGGGCCGGCCCGCCCTCCGGAGGCCAAGTGCCGGCGGGCCGGCTGGTCGACCGGGCTCGGTCGCCCTCCGGAGGCCAAGTGCCGGCGGGCCGGCTGGTCGACCGGGCTCGGTCGCCCTCCGGAGGCCAAGTGCCGGCGGGCCGGCTGGTCGACCGGGCTCGGTCGCCCTCCGGAGGCCAAGTGCCGGCGGGCCGGCTGGTCGACCGGGCCGGCCGCCCTCCGGAGGCCAAGTGCCGGCGGGACGGCTGGTCGACCGGGCTCGGTCGCCCTCCGGAGGCCAAGTGCCGGCGGGCCGGCTGGTCGACCGGGCTCGGTCGCCCTCCGGAGGCCAAGTGCCGGCGGGCCGGCTGGTCGACCGGGCTCGGTCGCCCTCCGGAGGCCAAGTGCCGGCGGGACGGCTGGTCGACCGGGCTCGGTCGCCCTCCGGAGGCCAAGTGCCGGCGGGACGGCTGGTCGACCGGGCCGGCCCGCCCTCCGGAGGCCAAGTGCCGGCGGGACGGCTGGTCGACCGGGCCGGCCCGCCCTCCGGAGGCCAAGTGCCGGCGGGACGGCTGGTCGACCGGGCTCGGTCGCCCTCCGGAGGCCAAGTGCCGGCGGGCCGGCTGGTCGACCGGGCTCGGTCGCCCTCCGGAGGCCAAGTGCCGGCGGGCCGGCTGGTCGACCGGGCTCGGTCGCCTCCGGAGGCCAA TGCCGGCGGGCCGGCTGGTCGACCGGGCTCGGTCGCCCTCCGGAGGCCAAGTGCCGGCGGGCCGGCTGGTCGACCGGGCTCGGTCGCCCTCCGGAGGCCAAGTGCCGGCGGGCCGGCTGGTCGACCGGGCTCGGTCGCCCTCCGGAGGCCAAGTGCCGGCGGGCCGGCTGGTCGACCGGGCTCGGTCGCCCTCCGGAGGCCAAGTGCCGGCGGGACGGCTGGTCGACCGGGCCGGCCCGCCCTCCGGAGGCCAAGTGCCGGCGGGCCGGCTGGTCGACCGGGCTCGGTCGCCCTCCGGAGGCCAAGTGCCGGCGGGACGGCTGGTCGACCGGGCCGGCCCGCCCTCCGGAGGCCAAGTGCCGGCGGGCCGGCTGGTCGACCGGGCTCGGTCGCCCTCCGGAGGCCAAGTGCCGGCGGGCCGGCTGGTCGACCGGGCTCGGCCGCCCTCCGGAGGCCAAGTGCCGGCGGGCCGGCTGGTCGACCGGGCTCGGTCGCCCTCCGGAGGCCAAGTGCCGGCGGGCCGGCTGGTCGACCGGGCTCGGTCGCCCTCCGGAGGCCAAGTGCCGGCGGGACGGCTGGTCGACCGGGCTCGGTCGCCCTCCGGAGGCCAAGTGCCGGCGGGACGGCTGGTCGACCGGGCCGGCCCGCCCTCCGGAGGCCAAGTGCCGGCGGGACGGCTGGTCGACCGGGCTCGGTCGCCCTCCGGAGGCCAAGTGCCGGCGGGCCGGCTGGTCGACCGGGCCGGTCGCCCTCCGGAGGCCAAGTGCCGGCGGGCCGGCTGGTCGACCGGGCTCGGTCGCCCTCCGGAGGCCAAGTGCCGGCGGGCCGGCTGGTCGACCGGGCCGGCCGCCTCCGGAGGCCAAGTGCCGGCGGGACGGCTGGTCGACCGGGCCGGTCGCCCTCCGGAGGCCAAGTGCCGGCGGGACGGCTGGTCGACCCGAGCCTCCGGGGAAGAAAGGGAGCGCGCAAGGGCCACGCCGACGCCCGCgtgccctcctccttccccccaccgcccggggcagagggaaggggacACGCGCGCGGACGCGTGCGACAGCGACGACAGGCGCGCGCCACCGGCCCCCCGGCCCCGCGCGTCCCCCCCGGGAAAGGGGGACGGCGTGGCCGCCCTGCGACGCCCCCGGACCCTCGCCCGCGCCACgcctctcccccgccccccgtCCCGGCCCGCGGGCGAGGGCCCGCGGCGGGAAGCGGAGGAGGGCGCGGCGCCCCGAGGCCGGGAGGCGCCGCCAGGGGCGCCCCCCCCTTCTCCCTCGCGAGCCTCCGCCCCGCCCCACGGAGGACGGCGGCGTCCCCTCGGCCGCCCGAGgaccggggccggggccggggacACACCGCCGCCCGCCCACGTAGAGGCGGGGCCCGCGGAGGGAAAAGAGCGAGGGGGGCGGTGGCACGGaccaccaccgccgccgccgccccgggcCGGGCCCGTGCCGCCGGCCGGCCCGGAGCGACAAACCCTTGTGTCGAGGGCTGACTTTCAATAG